Below is a window of Paenibacillus bovis DNA.
AAACCGGAATCGAATACAATGGTGAAGCCGTAGCTTTCATTAATTTTTTTGAAATGAGAGCGAAAAGCAGCTTCCAGTCCAAAATCATCCAGCGCAGCCGGGCGTAGTTCGACCGCCAGATTACGTATATCATCCAGCAGCCGTGTCATGGAAGCTTCGGTCTGCTTCATTTTTTTGAGCAGTTCTTCGTCTGCTGTCATGTACTTGAGCACGCGCAGATCAATTACGGCGCTCATCAGTTCCTGAGCCACACTATCGTGCAGTTCCCGGGATATGCGTTTACGTTCATTTTCCTGTGCTTCGATCACATGCTTCATCATTTTGTTCTGGTAGAACTTCTCCTGCGTCTTGAACTGACGGGTCAGATCGCGCAGCATAAACACATAGATGCCATTCTCCCGGTCGATCGTATGATATGTCGCCGCATAAGGAACCATACCTTTGTCCTTGGTATCCAGATATACCTGGAACGAAGAGAATTCCTCCGATTCCGGACTGGTAAAATAACATGCTAGACAGGTACGCAGCTCCGTATCGCTCATATATCCACGGCAGACCCCACAGATCGCCTGGGCTTTGCCCTGATAAAGCTGCTGCAGCACATCTTCATTGACAATCTGCTCGGCAGCCGGATTCATTGCCAGCACCTTGCCCTGACGGTTAAAGAAAAACATCGCTTCCATGCTGTTGTCATACAACTTTTGCATCAAGGTATCCAACTGTTCTGTATCTCCTGATTGATTCAATTCAGCAGAAACTCCTTTCCGTTCAGCTCCCCAATACCGCGGCGCGTCAATTCGAGCAGCTGCTGTACACTCTGGCGCGTGACACGCTGCTCATCCCGGAATCCGCCCAGCAGCACACCGGCTACTCTCGTATCATTCCAGACGGGCACCGCCCCGATACTTGTCAGCTGCTCTGTGCGGATAATCGGATAGTTAAACAGCGCATCCTGCGGTACGTCTTCGTGGACGGACGAGAACATAAAGGGCTTGCCTGTTTTGAATACCATACCAGCCACGCCGCGTCCGCTCTGAAGCACAATGCCTCTGAACCGTTCATTGAGATTGCCGGAAGCATATTTCCACTTGATTACATAGTGGTATTCGGCTGGTTCCACGAGCGCGAGCGCCATCAAATCATACCCACAGATCGCTCGGATCTGATCCAGTTCCAGCTGATAATCCACCTTGTTATTCATCGCATGGTCTCCTCATGGAACAGGGAAAGAAGGCAGCGCCCTCTCTCCTCAGCTCGATTTATGTCTTCTATACAGGATATAACTTCTGCCTACATAATTCAATGGAACACTCCACACATGCACCAGACGGGTAAATGGCCAGAATGCAAAAATCGCAAAGCCGGTCAACGCATGAATTTTGAAAGAAACAGGCACGTCCCGCATCAACGCAGGATCCGGACGCAGCATAAACAGTCCGCGGAACCAGATCGAGATCGTCTCCCGGTAATCAAACTCCGGACGGGCAAAATTGGTGAACAGTGTCGCATACAGCCCCATGAAAACAATAAACAGCAACAGCACATTGACGATCAGATCGGACGCTGTGCTCAGACGACGTACACTCCGGATCGTAAAGCGCCGTGAAGTCAGCAGGAACATACCTGCCAGTGTCACTACACCGAAGAATCCGCCGCCATACACAGCACCCATATGATACAGATGCTCGCTGACTCCAAGCGAGTTCATCCAGGTCTTGGGAATCCCCAGACCCGCCACATGGCCGAGAATAACCGGGATTACACCCAGATGGAACAGCAGACTGCCGAGCATAAGCTGCTTTTTCTCGATAAATTCACTGGATTTGGCTGTCCAGCTAAACTGATCGGTCCGGTAACGGAAAATATGTCCAACGATAAAAACGACAATACACATATAAGGGAATATCACCCACAAAAACTGCTCACTCATGTTCATGAGCTGGCGCCTCCTGTCTCACACAAGCTTTCAGTGTCTCACGCAGTCCTTTGACCAGATAGTAATAAGGACTGTTCAGCTTCTCCAGCGCACGAACCAGATGATAGGTTCCATCTTCCAGAATCGCCAGCAGCATTTTGAAATTCTCTCCGGCGCGCGGATCATGCTTCCACTCTGCCGCATACAGGAATTCGCACATCAGGGGCAGGAAGTCCGGCAGCTCGCCTTCCGGCATTTCCAGACCGAACATCTCGTACAGAATCTTGAGCTTGGCCAGCATCTGACCGCGCTCCTTGGCTTCTTCGAATTTGAAATAGGTCATGTACAGTGCACAGTCTTTTTGAAAATCAAATGTCTCTGTGTACATCTCCTGAATCTGTTCCATGCTCAGGTTATGCATAAGTTCCCAGTACCGGTGCGCATGTTCGCGCCCCGGATGGTTTTCTTCAAAAGACTCGGCCAGCAGATCCGGATGAAAATCCAATTTCTCCGGATACATCAGCTGACGGGCAAAAAAGTGAAAGGAAGGTTTATACGTATACAGCTGTATCAGATCAATCACGCCAGATCCCCCCGTAGAAGTTCTCGTCATGAACCGGACGGCCATCTTCATCGACCTGATTCGTACTCATGGAATCAATCGCGCTGCAGCCATTGCAGCCGCTGCCCATACTGGTATTGCCCATCATATCGCTGTAACCGGCCAGACCCTGTGCACGGTAAGGGTCCATATGACCTTCCTTGTGCGATGTCGGAATAACGAATCGGTCTTCATACTTGGCAATTGCCAGTAAACGATACATCTGCTCGATCTGGCGTACAGTCAATCCCACCCGTTCCAGTCGGCTCTCGTCGAATTCCTGACCGGTGGATTTGGCACGCATATAAGCACGCATCATTGCCATACGCTGCAGCGATTCCTTGACAGTGACCGTGTCTCCAGCTGTCAGCATATTCGCCAGGAATTGAATCGGTGTACGCATCTCTTCAATCGCCGGGAAAATCATATCCGGATTCTCGATCGAATCCTTGCCTTCAAAATAGTTCATGATCGGGCTCAGTGGTGGTACATACCAGACCATTGGCATCGTACGGTATTCCGGATGTAGCGGGAAAGCCAGTTTATATTCAATCGCCAGCTTGTACACCGGCGAATTTTTGGCGGCTTCGATCCAGTCTTCGGTAATACCATCTTTGCGTGCCTGGGCAATAATCGCCGGATCGTTCGGATCGAGGAACAGATCACATTGTGCCTTGTACAGATCCTGCTCATTTTCCAGAGATGCTGCTTCACTGACACGATCCGCATCATACAGCAGTACACCCAGATAACGGATACGACCGGTACAGGTCTCCGAGCAGACGGTTGGCAGTCCGGCTTCTACGCGGGGGAAGCAGAACGTGCATTTCTCGGCTTTGTTGGTCTGCCAGTTGAAGTATACTTTTTTGTAAGGACAGCCGGTCATGCAGTAACGCCAGCCACGGCAGGCTTCCTGATCGACCAGTACAATCCCGTCTTCATCCCGTTTGTACATCGCTCCTGACGGGCAGGAAGCGACACAGCTCGGATTCAGACAGTGTTCGCATAGACGTGGCAGATAGACCATGAATGATTTTTCAAAGTTGAACTTGATCTCCTCTTCGATCTTCTCGATATTGGGATCGAGTGGGCCGGTAATATGCGCGCCGGCCAGATCATCCTCCCAGTTGGGGCCCCAGTTCAGATCTATTTTCTCACCGGTAACCGCCGAATGTGGACGGGCAACCGGTGAATGTTTTTGATCTTTGGCATTGGTGAGATTCTCGTAGTTATACGTCCATGGCTCATAATAATCGCGCATCTCCGGCATATCCGGATTATAAAAGATTTTACCAAGTGCGACTTTGGACAGCTTGCTGCCGGACTTCAGTTCCAGCTTGCCTTTGCGCAGCTGCCAGCCGCCGCGGTAGATCTCCTGATCTTCCCAGCGCTTCGGATAACCGATACCCGGCTTGGTTTCGACATTGTTGAACCACATATATTCTGCACCTTTGCGGTTGGTCCAGGTTGTTTTACAGGTCACGCTGCACGTATGGCAGCCGATACATTTATCCAGGTTCATGACCATGGCGACTTGCGCTTTAATCTTCAAGCCAGTTAACCTCCTTCATTTTGCGAACAGCCACGTACACGTCCCGCTGATTACCGATTGGGCCGTAATAGTTAAATCCGTAGCTGAGCTGTGCATAACCTCCGACCATCTGTGTCGGTTTCATATGAATGCGTGTCGGTGCGTTATGGCTACCGCCGCGTGTATCTGTAATTTCCGATCCCGGTACGTTAATATGCTTGTCCTGCGCATGATACATAAACATGGTGCCACGCGGCATCCGGTGACTGACTACAGCGCGTGCGGTTACAACACCGTTGCGGTTGTATACTTCGAGCCAATCATTATCATTCAGATCATGGGCAGCTGCATCTTCATTATTGATCCATACGGTCGGACCACCGCGGAACAGAGTCAGCATATGCTGGTTATCCTGGTAGGTGGAGTGAATATTCCATTTACCATGCGGTGTCAGATAGCGCAGCACCAGTGCATCCTGTCCACCGCGGATTTCCTTATCGCGGGGACCGAATACCATTGGCGGAAGAGTTGGCTTGTAGACTGGCATCGCTTCGCCAAATTGCTGGAAAATCTCATGATCAATATAGAAATGCTGACGTCCGGTCAATGTGCGGAAAGGCACCAGACGTTCAATATTGGTTGTAAATGGTGAATAACGGCGTCCCTGCTTGTTCGAACCGCTGAATACCGGCGTCGGAATAACTTCACGCGGCTGAGCGGTAATGCTCTGGAACGTGATCTTCTCGGCCGCCCGGTCAGCGGAGATGTCTCGCAGCTCTACACCTGAATCCAGTTCAGCCTGTGCATAGGCTTTTTGGGATACACGGCCGTTGGTGGCAGAGGACAGATGCAGGATCGTGTCGGCTACCTGCCGAGCAGTTTGCAGCTTGGGCAGTCCATCTTTGACTGTCTCGTCGTAATACACCCCATTGAGCCGTTTTAGTTCCTCATATTCTTCGGCTACCGAGAAGCTGACTCCGTGCGCACCGGTTTTGCCGATCGCCAGATTCGGTCCAAGCGATACATATTTATCATGAATTTTAGTGTAATCCCGTTCTACAATGCTAAAGCTTGGCATTGTCTTGCCTGGCTGGGCAGCTACTTCGCCTTTGGCCCAGTCTTTGACCATTCCCATAGGTTGTGAAATTTCTCCCATAGAATCATGACCCAGTGGTGCAGTTACCAGATCTTTGTATACTCCTGGTAAATGTGTCTTTGCCATATCGGAGAACGTCTCTGCCAGTCCACGATAAATATCCCAGTCAGACCGCGACTCCCACAGCGGATTAACCGCCGGATTAAATGGGTGTACGAACGGATGCATATCGGTGGAAGACAAATCGGTCTTCTCATACCAGGTCGCTGCGGGCAGTACGATATCCGCATACAGCGGTGTAGTCGTCATCCGGAAGTCCAGTGCAACCATCAGATCCAGCTTGCCCTGTGTATCTTCGCGCCATACGATTTCTTCCGGCTTATCCTCTTCATTTGGCGTAGCCAGCAGATCATCGGATGCGCCCAGAAGATGCTTCATAAAGTACTCCTGGCCTTTGGCAGAACTGGAGATCAGATTGGAACGCCAGATAAACAGCGAACGCGGGAAGTTCTCCGGTGCATCCGGATCTTCTACAGCAAAGCGTGTCTGACGTGAAGTAATCTGCTCCACCGAACGCTTAATAATTTCTTCGTTGGTCTTCAGACCTTCCTGTGCCGCCTCTTCCGCGAACAGCAGGCTGTTTTTGTTAAACTGCGGATAGGATGGCAGCCAGCCCAGACGTGCAGCCAGCACATTGTAATCCGCTGGATGCTGATAATTGACTTCTCCGCCTACCGGTGATTTGAGCGAATCTACACCGCTCTCTTCATATTTCCACTGATCGGTGGCAAAGTAGAAAAAGGAAGTCGCGTTCTGCAGACGTGCCGGACCCTGCCAGTCTTTGGCAAAAGCAACCGTGG
It encodes the following:
- a CDS encoding sensor histidine kinase, with the translated sequence MNQSGDTEQLDTLMQKLYDNSMEAMFFFNRQGKVLAMNPAAEQIVNEDVLQQLYQGKAQAICGVCRGYMSDTELRTCLACYFTSPESEEFSSFQVYLDTKDKGMVPYAATYHTIDRENGIYVFMLRDLTRQFKTQEKFYQNKMMKHVIEAQENERKRISRELHDSVAQELMSAVIDLRVLKYMTADEELLKKMKQTEASMTRLLDDIRNLAVELRPAALDDFGLEAAFRSHFKKINESYGFTIVFDSGLEQRRYSNELETVIYRIGQEAILNALKYAQVDMIHVSLQDNDNLLQLIVEDDGAGFNPGDAPTGTGLGLYGMQERAELVGGHVNIFSAAGRGTRIVVEIPVQPQPQEQ
- a CDS encoding nitrate reductase subunit alpha produces the protein MKRKYKLNFFKPIESYSNNWSVLEEKNREWENMYRQRWSHDKVVRTTHGVNCTGSCSWKVFVKNGIITWENQQIDYPSCGADMPEFEPRGCPRGATFSWYEYSPLRIKYPYMRGKLVRLWQAALAEHSNPVDAWASIVENPAKADIYKKARGKGGHVRVSWEDAMYLISAQLIYTIRKYGPDRIAGFTPIPAMSMISYASGARFISLLGGQMLSFYDWYADLPPASPQIWGEQTDVPESSDWYNAGYLMMWGSNVPLTRTPDAHFMTEVRYKGTKVVSVAPDLAENVKFADNWLAPHPGTDAALAQAMTHVILDEFYQQRQEPMFLNYAKQYTDMPFMILLDPHEDSLKGGRFLRASDLGNTSEHADWKPVIYDQNAGELIVPNGTMGQRWEKDAKWNLILEREDGTVIEPALSVDGPDAEWLEVVFPYFDNSGNGIFKRVIPAQKITLADGTQRYIATVYDLMMSQYGVARTDSEHNARGYDDADSYYTPAWQEKITSVKASVVVQIAREFAQNSIDTGGRSMIIMGAGINHWFNSDTIYRAILNLVVLTASQGVNGGGWAHYVGQEKCRPIEGWSTVAFAKDWQGPARLQNATSFFYFATDQWKYEESGVDSLKSPVGGEVNYQHPADYNVLAARLGWLPSYPQFNKNSLLFAEEAAQEGLKTNEEIIKRSVEQITSRQTRFAVEDPDAPENFPRSLFIWRSNLISSSAKGQEYFMKHLLGASDDLLATPNEEDKPEEIVWREDTQGKLDLMVALDFRMTTTPLYADIVLPAATWYEKTDLSSTDMHPFVHPFNPAVNPLWESRSDWDIYRGLAETFSDMAKTHLPGVYKDLVTAPLGHDSMGEISQPMGMVKDWAKGEVAAQPGKTMPSFSIVERDYTKIHDKYVSLGPNLAIGKTGAHGVSFSVAEEYEELKRLNGVYYDETVKDGLPKLQTARQVADTILHLSSATNGRVSQKAYAQAELDSGVELRDISADRAAEKITFQSITAQPREVIPTPVFSGSNKQGRRYSPFTTNIERLVPFRTLTGRQHFYIDHEIFQQFGEAMPVYKPTLPPMVFGPRDKEIRGGQDALVLRYLTPHGKWNIHSTYQDNQHMLTLFRGGPTVWINNEDAAAHDLNDNDWLEVYNRNGVVTARAVVSHRMPRGTMFMYHAQDKHINVPGSEITDTRGGSHNAPTRIHMKPTQMVGGYAQLSYGFNYYGPIGNQRDVYVAVRKMKEVNWLED
- a CDS encoding GAF domain-containing protein, whose protein sequence is MNNKVDYQLELDQIRAICGYDLMALALVEPAEYHYVIKWKYASGNLNERFRGIVLQSGRGVAGMVFKTGKPFMFSSVHEDVPQDALFNYPIIRTEQLTSIGAVPVWNDTRVAGVLLGGFRDEQRVTRQSVQQLLELTRRGIGELNGKEFLLN
- the narJ gene encoding nitrate reductase molybdenum cofactor assembly chaperone; amino-acid sequence: MIDLIQLYTYKPSFHFFARQLMYPEKLDFHPDLLAESFEENHPGREHAHRYWELMHNLSMEQIQEMYTETFDFQKDCALYMTYFKFEEAKERGQMLAKLKILYEMFGLEMPEGELPDFLPLMCEFLYAAEWKHDPRAGENFKMLLAILEDGTYHLVRALEKLNSPYYYLVKGLRETLKACVRQEAPAHEHE
- the narI gene encoding respiratory nitrate reductase subunit gamma, which translates into the protein MNMSEQFLWVIFPYMCIVVFIVGHIFRYRTDQFSWTAKSSEFIEKKQLMLGSLLFHLGVIPVILGHVAGLGIPKTWMNSLGVSEHLYHMGAVYGGGFFGVVTLAGMFLLTSRRFTIRSVRRLSTASDLIVNVLLLFIVFMGLYATLFTNFARPEFDYRETISIWFRGLFMLRPDPALMRDVPVSFKIHALTGFAIFAFWPFTRLVHVWSVPLNYVGRSYILYRRHKSS
- the narH gene encoding nitrate reductase subunit beta, coding for MKIKAQVAMVMNLDKCIGCHTCSVTCKTTWTNRKGAEYMWFNNVETKPGIGYPKRWEDQEIYRGGWQLRKGKLELKSGSKLSKVALGKIFYNPDMPEMRDYYEPWTYNYENLTNAKDQKHSPVARPHSAVTGEKIDLNWGPNWEDDLAGAHITGPLDPNIEKIEEEIKFNFEKSFMVYLPRLCEHCLNPSCVASCPSGAMYKRDEDGIVLVDQEACRGWRYCMTGCPYKKVYFNWQTNKAEKCTFCFPRVEAGLPTVCSETCTGRIRYLGVLLYDADRVSEAASLENEQDLYKAQCDLFLDPNDPAIIAQARKDGITEDWIEAAKNSPVYKLAIEYKLAFPLHPEYRTMPMVWYVPPLSPIMNYFEGKDSIENPDMIFPAIEEMRTPIQFLANMLTAGDTVTVKESLQRMAMMRAYMRAKSTGQEFDESRLERVGLTVRQIEQMYRLLAIAKYEDRFVIPTSHKEGHMDPYRAQGLAGYSDMMGNTSMGSGCNGCSAIDSMSTNQVDEDGRPVHDENFYGGIWRD